Genomic window (Flavobacterium oreochromis):
GATAATTGTACTTTTATCCCTAAAAAGAATCAAATCTATCAGTAAATTATTGATACAATAAATTAATTTATGAATAAAATTTTTAAGCTCTTCTTCCTAATTGGAACTATAGCTACTGCTCAAATAAAAGGAAAAGTAGTAGATGTTAATAATCATCCTATTCCTTATGTAAATATTGGAGTACAAAATGAAAAAATAGGAGCAACTACGGATGAAGACGGAAGTTTTTATTTACCTATAAAAGAAGAAAAAATGATTGTTTTTTCAGCTTTAGGTTATGAAAAAAAGATATTATCATCTTCTGCTATTCAAACAGTACAAATGATTTCAACCACTTATCAACTTAATGAAGTAGTTATCATTAATAAAAAAGAAACTAGAACTTTTGAATTATCCATGGCAAATGGTATTGCTCAAGCATTTGAAAATGGACCTAAAATAGACGCTATTTATTTTCCTTATGATTCTAAGGTGAAGAAAAATAGATACTTAAAAAAAATTGGATTGTTTACAGAAAGTAATATCGAAACCGCTAGTGTGAAGATACATTTTTATACAGTAAAACCAGATGGATTACCTGGTGAAGAATTATTGACTAAAGATTTAGTTGTTCAAGTTAAACAAGGAAGTCGTAAGTCTTATTTTGATATTTCTGATCGTAATTTAGTATTTCCAAAAGAAGGTCTATTTGTTGCTGTAGAACGTTTGCTAATAGAAAAAAATAAATGGATTAAAAATACCACAGCTATTGATGGTAGCTTAAAAACACAAACTATTTATTTTCCCTTACTTTTTTATAATTTCGTAGAAAAAGATTTTACTTATACTTATTACGGAGGAACTTGGTATAAAGAATTTAAAAAAATAATAGATCCAACTTCAAAAAGTCGAGTTTTTGAACCCGCAATCAGCCTAATATTGACAAATTAAAAATAATTAAAATTCCTTACAATAACTAAAGATTATATGGTTTACTATTGTAAGGAATTTTCATAAAATGAAGTGCCTTATTTTCCTATTAGCAACAATTCATTTATGATGATTTCTGTTGAATTACGTTTTTCTCCGTTTTTGTCTTCCCAATTTCTATACGTAATTTTTCCTTCTACCATTATTTCTTTTCCTTTAGTTACAAAATTTTCAATGATTTCAGCTGTTTTACCCCAAGCAGTAATATAATGCCATTGTGTATCAGTAATTTTTTTCTTTATTTTCATTATAATAAACTTCATTAGTCGCTAATGTTAGTTTAGCTAATTTTCGTCCTCCCTCAAGAATTTTAATCTCAGGTTCTTGTCCTACGTGTCCAATTAATTGTACTTTGTTTCTTAATGTATTCATGGCGTTTATAATTTTAAATATTTGTATTAGTTTTAAAAACAGTTTAGTTTCATTTGTTTAACATTGCAAATTTGTATAAGTTTTTCATAATGATTCGGTTATCAATTATTTATTATCGATTGTAATTATTTGTTGTCGCTTACAAATGTTTTTTTTAATATCTTTATGTTCAAAAAAATATAATACTGGAAATACTAAAACTTTCCATATGTCAATTATATTTTGATCCTAATCTTTCAAATGAAGTGTTAATAGGGTGGATAAAGATATTTTTCAAAGTTTTCCACATCAATGAGAAAAAATGGCTTCTGATTTATCTATCGAGAAACTAAATTGATGCTATCATCTTGGTTAGATTATTAAATAAATAATATATTATTGCGCAGATAGTCCTATAAATAGTTTTATGTGATTTAAATTAGGATTAATAGAAGACATGCTTGTTATAAAAGCATAGGATTATGTATGGGACTGTAATCATCGACCCGTATAAAATAAGCTTTGTATTATCAAGGGAAACTTAATAATAGTATAATAACTGGATTAGATGTGAAAATTATTTTTTATATCTATTTTCCTCTT
Coding sequences:
- a CDS encoding carboxypeptidase-like regulatory domain-containing protein; translated protein: MNKIFKLFFLIGTIATAQIKGKVVDVNNHPIPYVNIGVQNEKIGATTDEDGSFYLPIKEEKMIVFSALGYEKKILSSSAIQTVQMISTTYQLNEVVIINKKETRTFELSMANGIAQAFENGPKIDAIYFPYDSKVKKNRYLKKIGLFTESNIETASVKIHFYTVKPDGLPGEELLTKDLVVQVKQGSRKSYFDISDRNLVFPKEGLFVAVERLLIEKNKWIKNTTAIDGSLKTQTIYFPLLFYNFVEKDFTYTYYGGTWYKEFKKIIDPTSKSRVFEPAISLILTN